A DNA window from Actinokineospora baliensis contains the following coding sequences:
- a CDS encoding glycoside hydrolase domain-containing protein, with amino-acid sequence MADVKVLEAQRWVNATYGAVPGYVRCPEDGKTAWSTMFSLTRALQRELGITSLSDSFGPTTLSLLAQRGNVGPGYANANVVRIVQHALYCKGYWGGTTNGVYSQATLTAVAQLKADLGVGGDGTLPPKVFKALLTMDAYVLLSGGDEQVRVIQQWLNGRYLGRSTFFATPCDGHFSRDVQKALMKALQYEFGIPEDQVTGNFGPATQSGLRAHPVSLGQSGVFVQLFSAACVFNGPVPDDTIPGNNTIPVRTAFKSTFDSALKQFVEFFQRFSALSTTGYGDYQTWSQLLVSSGDPDRPVTGCDTRFHISITRAQALRAAGYTIVGRYLDEDVNSTLDKELQPGELEAIFAGGLRMFPISQYNARELPDFTYEQGYQHALRAHARAVGYGFNRGAVIYFAVDYDATDEQIDSNILPYFRGVQAGLANQGKRYLAGVYGSRNVCSRVTDEAYARFSFVSGMSWGFSGNLGFPLPTNWSFNQIKEFSFTSGADRFDLDRVVCRDGGDPGVGPEGVGGQQSPVDVYLRYVDDLYATAQRYGKGDPNRLVAEYLRYPTYVDLYSGWQNLIGDVDRDWIAYAERAGLTKVTRYLDPCYGVEIGVEHFGATANAVLLRGTGSGTTADRGDFGGWGGDLATFYGEWRANGTAYASGYAFCADRLAKINVSSSFPFADLVEDVDGYLVAAAVLAGTPINAAVREHLTTGHVSRFRRFVDLRHGGRADHVVATARNLLGSAGDTELAALRTAAIKTTGGWDALLPGHMPDSKLDPFLQGYADTLLGLVGQENARGLRLS; translated from the coding sequence ATGGCCGATGTCAAAGTGCTGGAAGCGCAACGTTGGGTCAACGCGACCTACGGCGCCGTGCCCGGCTACGTGCGCTGCCCGGAGGACGGCAAGACCGCGTGGAGCACGATGTTCTCGCTCACCCGCGCTCTGCAACGGGAACTGGGCATCACCTCTCTGTCGGACAGCTTCGGCCCCACCACGTTGTCGCTGCTGGCCCAGCGCGGCAACGTCGGTCCCGGTTACGCCAACGCCAACGTCGTCCGGATCGTGCAGCACGCGTTGTACTGCAAGGGTTATTGGGGCGGCACCACCAATGGCGTCTACAGCCAGGCGACGCTCACTGCGGTCGCCCAGCTCAAGGCGGACCTGGGGGTCGGCGGGGACGGGACCCTGCCGCCGAAGGTGTTCAAGGCGTTGTTGACCATGGACGCCTACGTGCTGCTCTCCGGTGGTGACGAGCAGGTCCGGGTGATCCAGCAGTGGCTCAACGGCCGGTACCTGGGCAGGTCCACCTTCTTCGCCACCCCGTGCGACGGGCACTTCTCGCGGGACGTGCAGAAGGCGCTGATGAAGGCGCTGCAGTACGAGTTCGGCATCCCGGAGGACCAGGTCACCGGCAACTTCGGTCCGGCGACGCAGAGCGGGTTGCGCGCGCACCCGGTGTCACTGGGGCAGTCCGGGGTGTTCGTGCAGCTGTTCAGCGCCGCGTGCGTGTTCAACGGCCCGGTGCCGGACGACACCATCCCCGGTAACAACACCATTCCGGTCCGCACCGCGTTCAAGTCCACTTTCGACAGTGCGCTCAAGCAGTTCGTCGAGTTCTTCCAACGGTTCTCCGCGCTTTCGACCACCGGATACGGCGACTACCAGACCTGGTCGCAGCTGCTGGTCTCCAGCGGTGACCCCGATCGGCCCGTGACTGGGTGCGACACGAGGTTCCACATCTCGATCACCCGCGCGCAGGCGTTGCGCGCGGCCGGGTACACCATCGTCGGGCGCTACCTCGACGAGGACGTCAACAGCACGCTGGACAAGGAGTTGCAGCCGGGCGAGCTGGAGGCGATCTTCGCGGGCGGCCTGCGCATGTTCCCGATCTCGCAGTACAACGCCCGTGAACTCCCGGACTTCACCTACGAGCAGGGCTACCAGCACGCGTTGCGCGCCCACGCGCGGGCGGTCGGCTACGGGTTCAACCGGGGCGCGGTGATCTACTTCGCCGTCGACTACGACGCGACCGACGAGCAGATCGACAGCAACATCCTGCCCTACTTCCGCGGTGTGCAAGCGGGTCTGGCCAACCAGGGCAAGCGTTACCTGGCGGGCGTGTACGGGTCGCGCAACGTGTGCTCGCGGGTGACCGACGAGGCTTACGCCCGGTTCTCCTTCGTCTCCGGGATGTCGTGGGGGTTCTCGGGGAACCTGGGGTTCCCGCTGCCGACGAACTGGTCGTTCAACCAGATCAAGGAGTTCTCGTTCACCTCCGGGGCCGACCGCTTCGACCTCGACCGCGTGGTGTGCCGCGACGGCGGCGACCCCGGTGTCGGACCGGAGGGCGTCGGCGGCCAACAGTCCCCTGTGGACGTTTACCTGCGGTACGTCGACGACCTGTACGCGACCGCCCAGCGCTACGGCAAGGGTGACCCGAACCGGCTGGTCGCCGAGTACCTGCGCTACCCGACCTACGTCGACCTCTACTCCGGCTGGCAGAACCTCATCGGCGACGTCGACCGCGACTGGATCGCCTACGCCGAACGGGCGGGCCTGACCAAGGTGACCCGCTACCTCGATCCCTGCTACGGCGTGGAGATCGGGGTCGAGCACTTCGGCGCGACGGCCAATGCTGTGCTGCTGCGCGGAACCGGCTCCGGCACCACCGCCGACCGCGGCGACTTCGGCGGCTGGGGCGGTGACCTGGCCACGTTCTACGGCGAGTGGCGGGCCAACGGGACCGCCTACGCCTCGGGGTACGCCTTCTGCGCCGACCGGCTCGCGAAGATCAACGTCAGCTCGTCGTTCCCGTTCGCCGACCTGGTCGAGGACGTCGACGGGTACCTGGTCGCGGCGGCCGTGCTGGCCGGGACGCCGATCAACGCCGCTGTGCGGGAACACCTGACCACCGGCCACGTGTCGCGATTCCGCCGGTTCGTCGACCTGCGCCACGGCGGTCGCGCCGACCACGTGGTCGCCACCGCGCGGAACCTGTTGGGCAGCGCGGGCGACACCGAACTGGCGGCCCTGCGCACGGCGGCCATCAAGACGACCGGCGGGTGGGACGCGCTGCTGCCGGGGCACATGCCCGACAGCAAGCTCGACCCGTTCCTGCAGGGCTACGCCGACACGTTGCTCGGCTTGGTAGGGCAGGAGAACGCCCGCGGGTTGCGGCTGAGTTGA